The stretch of DNA GAACGCTTTTTTGAATTCTATGTGCGCTCGTTTGCCCTGGAACGCGCTGCGCTGCAGGGCCAGACCGACTTTGACGGCGCGGCGGGCATTCTGGAATCCACCTGGCGGCATGTGTCTAGCCAGTCCGAGCGGCAGGTGGGCATGATGGCGCTGGCCTACCTGCTGCGTGAGGGCCGCGAACCGGACTTCCTGACCACCAAAGCCCTCGGCGCAGACTTCCGCAACCGGGTAATTCATAGGGGGTATTTGCCCCGCCGCGAGGAAGTGGACACCTACGCCGCCCGCGTGTTTGCGCTGATAGACCGCTTGTTGGGCGAGCTGGGCACAGGCGCAGCCCACGCCGAACTTGCACAGGAACGCCTCTTTGCCGCCCACCTTGCAGGCCTACCCGATGGCACCACCGCCATTTTTGAAGAGCATCCCGGCATGTTCCGCGCCCGCCGCTTTGCCGGAGCTGGAGGAGAAAAACTGGGCGTCAAGAATCTGCCCGGACAGTCTGCACGGGCCTCAGCCCCTACCCCATCAAGTTCAGCGCAGTCCAGTCCAGTCAAGGCCGCCGCGCCCATGAACGACGCGCAGGCGTTTCAGAAGGCGTTGAAGGAACGGGGGCCGCTGCTGAAGGGGCTGCGGAAGTAGAAGACTCGTTCGGCTCTTGAAGTACAGGGCCAAACGAGTCTTTCTCTCCAATTCTATTTTTCATCCGATCTGAAAGCGTTTACCTATACCGTGCGATGTCCCGCAGATGGGCCTGATAATCCGCGTTCACGTAAATCTTGCCGTCCAGTCCGTGCAAAAAGTACACGGCGTCGCGGCCATCGGGGAGCTTGCGGTTGGGGCTGAGGACAGACAGCAGCGCGGCCTGACCGGGGTTGTTGATCGGGCCAGCAGGCAACCCCTGGCGCGTGTAGGTGCTGTAGGGCGTGTCTTTGGTAAAGTCTCCGGCGCTGCGGTCTAGTTCGGGCAGGTCTTTGCCGAGGCCGTATGCGACGGTCGGGTCGCTGCCCAGCGCAATGCCGTCGCGGAGGCGGTTCAGGAACACTCCGGCGATGATGGGCATTTCGGCGTTGTTGGCGGCTTCGGCCTGCACCATGCTGCCCAGAATGACCCAGTCGCGCACACTGAGGCCCAGCGCTTTGGCTTTGGCGACGTTGGCGGGCGTAAATTCGTCGTTCATGCGGGCCACCAGCATTTGCACGATCTTGCGAGGCGTCTCTTTGGGCCGCAGTTCGTAGGTGGCCGGAAACACAAAGCCCTCCAGATTGGTGTTGGCGTAGGGACTCAGCGCCGCGTTGTTCAGTTCGGCCCGAATCGCCGCAGCGTCAAAGCCTGCTTTGGCAAAAATGGCCGGCAAGTCCTTGATACGCCGCCCTTCGGGAATGGTGACATTGACGGTGGGAATGCGGGCGGGGCCAGCCAATTTGTCGGCCACTTGCTGCACAGTCAGGGTGCCGTTCAGGTCATAAAAACCTTCTTTCAGGCTGCCCGCCGTGCCGTCCTGACGCATCACGAAGCGCAGGGCTTCGGCGTTTTTGATGATGCCTTTGTCTTGCAGGGTGCGGGCAATGCGCGGCAGGCTGTCGCCGGGTTTGACTTCCAGCGTGTAGGCCGCGCCGCCCGCAGGCGCGAGCAGGCTGCGGAGGTACAGGAACGCGCCCCCCGCCGCCAGGAGCAGCAGCAGCACGGCGGCCAGCAGCAGCCACACCCACACGGGCGTTTTTCGCTTGCCGAGGCGGGTCATGGCGTCACCGCCGCAGGAGCTGCAGACACAGCCACCGGAGCGAGAATGCCCACCGAGGCCAGCCGCGCCCTGAGTTCGGCGTCGGCGGGCGGCCTCGCCCCAAAGCGCGACACCACCCAGCCGCCCACCTGCGCCCCAAGTTCGGCGGCCCGCACCGCGTCACCGTGTGCCAGCCATCCGGCCAGGAATGCGCCGCCAAAGCTGTCGCCCGCGCCGGTGGCGTCCAGCAGATGATCGCGGGTGGCGGCCACGCGGGTTCGGGGCTGGGTGGGGCCGTCCAGCAGCGCGCCTTCTTCATCCAATTTCACCACCACCAGCGCATTCGGGTAGCGGTGTCTGAGCCAAGCTATCGCCCGTTCGGGGTCGCTCTCGTGGCTCATGGCGCGGGCCTCGTCGTCGTTGGGGAAAATGATGTCGAAGGGAATGTTGTCCACGATTTCCAGAAAGTTCTCGCGGCCCATCTGCTGAATCATCTGAAAGCTGCCGGGGTCGAGGCTCAGCGTGGCTCCGGCGGCTTTTGCCAATCGCGCCGCCTCTAAAGCCGCTGCACGCGGCGGATCGCGGAACAGGCTCCAGGCGGTCAGGTGCAGGTGACCCGCCCCGGTCAGCACATCGCGGGGCAGTTCTTCCGGCAACAGTTCCCAGTCTGCCCCCTGCCCGGTCAGCATGGCCCGCTGGCCGCGCTGGTCGATCAGGGCCAAAATAACGCCGGTGCGGTGGTGGCTGCTGAGGGTCAGTTCGGCCTGCACACCCTCGGCTTCAAGGTCGGCGGTCGCCAGTTCTCCAAACCGGTCGCGGCCAATTTTGCCCACGAACGTGCTGGGATATCCGGCCCGCCGAGCCCACACTGCCACATTCGCCGCGCTGCCGCCGCCGAGCAGTTCCATGCGGCCCGTGGTGTCGCCGCCCGGCTGCAAGATGGTGTCGGGTTTGGCCAGCACATCCCAAGCGAGGTCGCCCAGGGAAACGAGGGGGCCGCGCCCAGTGGCAAGCAGACCGGGCGCAGAGGAGGAAGAAGAGTGCGTCATGAATGCGGGAAGCATACCGTGTAGAAGCCGTGATGCTGCGTTCTGAGCCTTCATCGGTGAGTCAGTACAGAGGGCGCCGCCCCGCAAAAAACTGACCCACTGTGCCATTCTGACGCCATGTGGCGCGTGTGGTGTTGGATTGTGGCGGGAGTGGCCTGTGCTGGGGTGACCTTGGGCGGCTGGAGCTTGGATGGCTGGGCCGGGGCCGAAGCCGCGCACGCTGCGGGCGACGCCGCCCACACTGGCCCGCCCGCTTTCCTACTGCAACTGACCCTCCTGCTGGGCGTATCGGCGCTGGCGGCCTACCTGTCGTTCCGCCTCGGCCTGATTCCCATCATCGGGTTTTTGGTGGCGGGCGTGCTGGCCGGGCCGGGGGCGCTGGGCCTGATTCGGGATCAGGAATTGATCGCGGCGGCATCCGAAGTGGGCGTGATGCTGCTGCTGTTTACCATCGGCATAGAATTCAGCCTGGAGCGGCTGCAACGCATTTCCCGCCTGATTTTTTTGGGCGGCGGCCTGCAAGTGGGCCTCACGGTGGCCGCTGTGACCGGGGCGCTGGCGGCCTTTGGCGTGGGCTGGCAAAGCGCCGTGTTTACGGGCTGCCTGATCGCCCTGTCCAGCACCGCCATCGTGATGCGGGTGCTGGCCGAGCGGGGGCAAACGGGCGCACGCACCGGGCAGGTGGCGCTGGGCATCCTAATTTTTCAGGATCTGGCGGTGGTACTGATGGTGTTGCTGGTGCCCATGCTGGCCGGACAGGGCGGCGGCGTGGCAGGCGTAGCGCTGGCCCTCGCCAAAGCGGCGGGCATCATCGTGTTTGTGCTGGTGGCCGCCCGACGACTGGTGCCGCCGATCATGGAAGTGGTGGCCCGCACCTGTAGCAATGAAATTTTTTTGCTGACAGTGGTGGCGCTGTGCTTTGGCACGGCCAGCCTCACGGCGGCGGCTGGGGTGAGCCTTGCGTTGGGGGCATTCTTGGCGGGCCTGTTGGTCAGCGAAAGCCGGTACGGTATGCAGGCATTGGGCGAAATCTTGCCGCTGCAAATCCTGTTCAGCGCGGCGTTTTTCCTGTCGGTGGGACTGCAACTGGATTTGGGGTTCCTGATTCGCAACCTCCCTACCGTGTTGGGCGTGGTGCTGCTGATGGCTGTGCTGAAGGCGTTGGTGACCGGAGCCAGCGTGCGGCTGCTGGGCGAACGCGCGGCCATTGCCCTTCCGGTGGCGCTGCTGACCGCGCAGGTCGGAGAATTTTCCTTCGTGCTGGCGGGCACTGGGCAGGCGTTGGGCCTCAGCTTTGCCGGACTGGGCGAGCGCGGCACCCAGATTTTTATTGCCGCCACCGTCCTGCTGATGGGCCTGACCCCAGCGGTGGCGGCATTGGCGGGGCCACTGGCAACCGCAGGAGCCAGATGGCCGGGGGGCAAAAAACGTGAAGCTGTGGCGGCTCACACTGCCGCCCCACCCGCCGAAGCCGAGGCCCATTCCGCGCTCCCTGTGGCCGGACGGGTCGTGTTTGCCGGATACGGGCCGCATGCCCGCTTGGCCGCCCGCGCCCTCAGCCGCGCTGGATTGCCGTATTCGGTCATTACCCGTAGCCCGGACGGAGCCAGCGAACTGACCGGGCGCGGCGCTCCGGTACTGATTGCCGACTATACCCGCGCTGGCCTGCTGCGGGAACTGAATCTGGCGTCGGCCCGCGCACTGGTCATTGCCGACGACGACCCCGAAATGACCGAACGCGCCGTGAGTGTGGCCCGCACGGTGGCCCCCGATCTGGACATTTTGACGCACGCCGACACGCCTGCCGCCCTGATGCAGTTGCAGGCATTGGGCGCACGCCATGTGCTGACCCCGCGCCGCGAGATTGCCGCCGGGCTGCTGGATCTGCTGACCTCCGAACACCTGACGCGGGCCGAGATTGCCCGCCATCTGGCAGACCGTCCCGCCGTGTCTCTGAGCGCCGAGCAGCAGGCGCAGTGCGACCACGCCCACGCCAACGCTGGCCCCATCACGCCCGAAGCCGATGCCTGTTTAGAGTGCATCGCCAGCGGAGATACTTGGGTGCATTTACGAACCTGCATGACCTGCGGGCACGTGGGCTGTTGCGATTCCAGCAAAAACAAACACGCCACGCGCCACGCCCGCACCCAAGATCACCCGGTGATCAGGAGTGCCGAACCGGGCGAAACATGGGCCTACTGTTTTGAACACGGCTGGACGAAATAGCGTGACTGCTTAGCGTGCCTGTGGGGCTGCGTTCTCCGTAGGCATGGTCTGGAGCGCCCGGAATGCCAAGAGTGTGGCCGCCACGTCCAGCAGGCCTATCACCCCATAAACCAACTGGCTGGTGAGGTTGGGCGTAGAGCTGAATCCGGCGGTGGGCACGACATTGACCACAGTCATGGCGACGCCGAGGGCCGCCGACAGGTTCAGCCAGCCCAGCAGCCGTTCGCGTCCGACTGGATCGGCGGGGTTGGTCGCCAACCGAGCGAGGCTGCCGTACATGGCATTACTGGCAAAAATGGCCGCGCCCCACACGGTCAGCAGTGCAGTCAGGGCCACCGGATTGGCCTCCGAAGATGAGGTGTTGACGACGCTCAGCACGGTCAGAAACCACAGCGACAACCGGAGCGCCGTGAGCCAAGGAAAGGTAGCCCGCAGCGCCCGGAGTTGCCCTGCCCCCGGCGCATCTGGCCCCGGCAAGGGTTCAGTCGAAATGGCCTGCCCCAGCGTCACGCGGGCAAAGGTAGCTGTCCACCACCACATGACCAGTGCAGCCAAAAAAGAATCGAAGGCGCTGAGCCAGACCAGTTCATCCAGTCCACCCGCCGCGTTGCCGCGCCACAGCACATACGCCACCAGCCCGAACAGAGAGGCGACCTGCACCCACAGCGCCGCCAGCGCCAGCGAACGCCATCGGGGAGCATCGGCGTTTGGCACGGCTTTGGGAGTGGGAGCCTTCATTTCGTCAGCCATGATTGGAGGGTGGAGTGTGAGTTGTGAGAATTGAAAGCTGGTGAATCCTCTTGGTGCTCATTCCGCCAGCTTTTTCAGCAGTTGGTCGCGCACGACTTCGGGTTTGGCCTGCCCGCCCATCGCCTTCATGACGGGGCCGAACAGGGCGTTGGCAGCTTTGGCGTTTCCGGCGCGAAACTGTTCCACGGCTTTGGGATTGGCAGTCATGGCGGCGTCGATGGCGGCGTCGATGGCTCCGGTGTCGGTGACCACCATCAGCCCGCGCTCCTGCACCAGCGTCTCAGGGCTTTGGCCCGCCATCACGTCGGGCAGCAGGTCTTTGGCAATTTTGCCGCTGATGGTTCCGGCGTCGATCAGGCGCACGAGGGCGGCCAGATGCGCGGGCTGAAGTGCCGTGTCCCGGATGCCCCGCTCACTGGCGGCGAGGAATCCGGTCACCTCGGTCAGCAGCCAGTTGGAGAGGCGCTGTGCGTCTGGCGCTGGGGCATCTGGTGCGGGAACTTCGGCCAACGCTTCGTCATAAAAACGGCTGAGGTTCACGTCCAAGCTCAGGGTGTCGGCGTCGGCCTCGCGCACGCCCGCTGCCACATACCGCGCCCGCTTCTGCGCGGGCAGTTCGGGCATCCGCGCCCGCACACGTTCGATCCATTCCGGCGTGATGTCCAGCGGGGGCAGATCGGGTTCGGGGAAGTAGCGGTAATCGGCCTCGCCCTCCTTGGTTCTCATCAGGAAGGTTTTCTGGCCACCCTCATCCCAGCCCAGCGTGTCCTGCGTAATGCTGCCGCCGCCGTCCAGCACGCGGGCCTGACGCGCCGCCTCGTAATCTATGGCGCGGGCCACGCTGCGAAACGAGTTCAGGTTCTTCACCTCAACCTTGGTGCCCCAGGGCGTTCCCAGCTTGTGCACGCTGATGTTCACGTCGCAGCGCATCTTGCCCTCTTCCGGCGTGGCGTCCGAAACGCCGAGGGCCTGCGCGATGGCCTGCACCGCTTCCAGGAAGGCGCGGGCCTGCTCCGGCCCGGTGATGTCGGCCTCCGTGACCATTTCTATGAGGGCCGAGCCAGCGCGGTTCAGATCCAGCAGGCTGTAGGGCGCGTAGGTGGGGTGCATCAGCTTGCCCGCATCGTCCTCCAGGTGGGCGCGGGTAATCCGCACACGCCCGCCTTCTACGTCCAGATAGCCGTCCCGCGCAATCGGGCGGTCATATTGCGACAACTGAAAATTCTTGGGCGAATCCGGATAAAAGTAGTTTTTGCGGTGAAACTGAGTAAAGCCCGACACGTCGCAGTTCATGCCGAGGCCGAACATCATGCCCAGTTCCACGGCCTCGCGGTTGAGGGTCGGCAGCGCACCGGGCAGGCCCAGCACCATCGGGTCGGTGAATTCGTTCGGCCCCGCGCCGTGGTAGTCGGCAGGACACGCCGTAAAGATCTTGGTGCGCGTCCGCAACTGCAAATGCACCTCTAACCCGATCACTGTTTGGTAGCCCGACCCCTGAGAACTCGACTGCTGAGACATATGAGCCGCAGGATAGCGCGGGGCTACGGGTGAACCGGGCCACTAGGCTGGGCAGGTGTGAGGGCGTGGGTTACAGGCGGCTGCACTGGCCTTCGCGGTTGCCGCCTACCCGGTTGGAGCCGCCCTGCGGGGTGCGGGCGTTGCGCTCACACTTCAGGTTGCCGTCTACCGTCACGCGCGATACGGTCAGGGCACCTGTATTGCGTTCCAGTTCGATGTTGCCGCCCACACGGGTGTCCCCAACCAGTACGTCGCGTCCCCGCTGAGCCTCGATATTGCCGTCAATGACGCTGCCCTGCACAGAGATACGCACGAATCCGTCATCAGACTCCACGTTGCCTTCCACCTGGGTATTTTTGAGAATGAGACTGCCGCCGCGTGACACCTTGACATCGCCGTCGACTCGCGTGTTGACCAGCGTGCAGGACGCGCCCTGCCTCACCTGCACATTGCCGTCTATGCTGCGCCCACTGATGGTGCCGGAACAGGTCAGGTCGTCGGCCTGTGCGCGGGGCAAAGCCAGCATTGGCACCAGCAGCACAGCGGTCAGCAAAATGTTCTTCATCCCCTGAGAGTAGGGGCGGCCTCCTCCATTCATGCTCAAGAAATGAAGGCACGCCTTTAGCTGTCTTTGTTGATGGCCAAGGTCAAGTTCAGTTCGCTGCTCCTTGCCCGGGAGCCCAACGACTCGTACAGGGCGCGGGCTTCTGGCGTGGTGCCGAGGCTGATGCGTGAGATGCCCCGGCTCCGGGCGGCGGCAAGGCAGGCCAGCATGGCGGCGCGGGCGTGGCCCTGCCTGCGGTGATCGGGTTGCGTCCAGACATTCACAATTCGGCCCCGAAATGACTGCGGATCGCCCCGCGTCGGCCCCCATTCCAACAGGGTCAGGCCCGCGCCGGAGATGACGGTTCCCCCATTCCCCACAGTCAAGAATCTCAGATACTTGCCGTTCTGCATGGCCTCTTCTACCCACGCGGCATGACTCGGCCGCTCCTGCGCGTCGCCACCGGCGGGGTAACGGTGCAGGGCAAAGGTAAGGGCGTCGGCAGGCGTGGCGGCACGGAGCATGGGCAGAGGCTAGCAATTCGCGGGGTCATGTCAAACTACCGGCATGACGGAGCAACGAGTGCAGATCAAGGGACGCATTGGCGGCCTGACACAAGGCTATGACGTCCAGGCCGAATGGAACGGCTCAGAACTGCATGGGCGCATCGGCGGGCGCTTTGAGGGCAAGGATATTCGCCTGACCTTGCAACGTGAGCGCGTAGATGGACGCATCGGCGGGCATTTTGACGGCTTCGATGCCAATGGCGAACTCTCGACCAACCGCATGGATGTGCGTCTGGGCGGGCGAATTGAAGGCGACAGTGTGGAATTGACCTTCGACGGTTCGCAGATTTATGGGCGCTTTTCGGGGCGAATCATGGGGAAAGATGTCAGGCTGAACGCCAGCGGTGCCAGCCTCAGTGGACGCATTGGCGGCGTACTGGACGGCAAAGATGTGGAGATGAGCTTTGGCACGGCTCCGGTCTTACTGGCCGCCCTGAGCGCCGTGTGTGCCTACAAAGCGCTCGAAGATCATCAGGCGCAGGAAAGCAGCAACGCGGCTTCGTCGTCTGCCTCAACCTCGTAAGCGACAAGGCCTCCTGAGCGGCGCAGCCTGAGCCACAAGGCCAGATTCTCCAGCAAGCCGCACATTCCGCGCCGGGGGTGCGTGATACCTTCCGGCCAACATGACTGCACCCCACACGACGGCAGGGATGGCGCAAGACACGGCAATTCAGACTCCCGCAGCGCAGACGCTGAAAGAACTGCTCCAGACGCCCGCTTATTTGGGCCGCACTCCGTTTGATGGGGTGCGTCGCACCGTCCACGACGAGGTACGTGGCAACCTGATGCTGAAGCTGCGAACGGGCGAAGACCTGTTTCCCGGCGTGGTGGGCTACGACGACACCGTGATTCCCCAACTGGTGAACGCGCTGCTGGCCCGCCAGAACTTTATTTTGCTGGGACTGCGCGGACAGGCCAAGAGCCGGATTCTGCGGGCCATCACGGGCCTGATGGATGACTTTGTTCCCGTGATTTCGGGCGTGGAAATGCCCGACGATCCCCTGAACCCAGTGGGTGCAGAAGGCCGCGCCCTGCTGGAAGCGCACGGGCTGGACTTGCCGATTCGCTGGCTGCCCCGTGCTGACCGCTACGTAGAAAAACTCGCCACGCCCGATGTGACAGTGGCCGACCTGATCGGCGACGTAGACCCCATCAAGGCCGCCCGCCTCGGCACCAGCCTGGGCGACGTGCGCTCCATGCACTTTGGCCTGCTGCCCCGCGCCAACCGGGGAATTTTTGCCGTAAACGAATTGGCCGATCTTGCGCCCAAAGTGCAGGTCGCGCTGTTCAACATCCTTCAGGAAGGCGACGTACAGATCAAAGGCTACCCCATCCGCCTTGAACTGGACGTGATGCTGGTGTTTTCCGCCAACCCGGAAGACTACACGGCACGCGGCAAAATCGTCACGCCCCTGAAAGACCGCATCGGCAGCGAAATCCGCACCCACTACCCCACCGATGTGCGCCTCGGCATGAACATCACGGAGCAGGAAGCGGTACGCGGCGAGGACGTGACCGTGCCCGGATTTATGGCCGAACTGATTGAGGAAATCGCCTTTCAGGCCCGCGAAGATGGCCGCGTGGACAAGCTTTCGGGCGTGTCTCAGCGCCTGCCGATCAGCCTGATGGAAGTGGCGAGCGCCAACGCCGAACGCCGCAGCCTGACCGGAGATGGCCAACCTGTGGTGCGGGTCAGCGACGTGTACGCGGGACTTCCCGCCATTACGGGCAAGATGGAACTGGAATACGAGGGCGAGATGAAGGGGGCCGATCAGGTGGCCCGCGACGTGATCCGCAAGGCCGCCGGAGCCGTGTACGCCCGCCGCCACGCCAGCGCCGATACCCGCGACCTGGAAAAGTGGTTTGAAGACGGCAACGTGTTCCGCTTTCCTCAGGGCGGCGACCCCGCTGCTGGCATGAAAGCCACCGCACAGGTGCCCGGCCTGCGTGACCTTGCCGTAGAAATTGCCGACAGCAACAGCGACGCCGTGCGGGTCAGTGCCGCCGAATTCATTTTGGAAGGCCTGTATGGCCGCAAGAAACTGAGCCGGGCCGAAGAAACCTACGCCGCACCAGAACAGGAAACCCGTCAGCAGCGGGGCGGACGCTGGAACTGAGCACAACTCAACTGTCCTGACCTTTTAAGTCCCCCCGCCGTACACAGCGTCCCTGCAAAGGAATGTTGTGCGCGGCGGGGATTTCGCTTTGCCATCCAACGGGGCAAGTAGGATAGGGCATCTACCCTGCCCCGGAGGTTTCGCCATGCCCGACTTTCGCCGCCCTACCTCTCTGCTGACCGCCCTTTTCGCTGCCGCGGCTCTGGGTCAGGGCACGCCCGCCACAACGCCGCCGACCACCGCTCCCCGCGCCATTTTGTTCCGACTGGTAGAGAACACGGCTGCGGTAGTCGGCACGCTGGACGGCCCCGCTACTGCTCGCCGCTGGACGCCCGGTGAGTCGTTGGGGCCACTGGCACACCAACAGATCGGGACGACGGTGAAAGCAACTGTGCTGGGGCCAACGGGCAAATTGGGGACGGCCACTGTCGGCGGGCGGATCGAAACCAACGATCCCTGCGATTGGGTGCGCGAAACCCGCTACCTGACCACCGTCAAAACTGTGTTTCCGGCCCATGCTCTGAGTGCACCGTGGAACCCCGTGCCGCGCATCATTACAGCCTTGCCACTCAACAGCGCCCCCTATTTGGCTATCGTCTCTGCCGAACTGAAAAAATGGGGCCTGACCGCTACACCGCGCCTCGTGCAACTGCTCCGCACCGATCTGGACGGCAATGGACGGGACGACATTCTGATGGTGGCCGCCAGCGATCCGGTGACGTTTGGGGAAGGCGTCATGAACGGCGGGTACGCCGAACGTGCAGGACAGTACTCGCTGGTGCTGGTGCGCGAATCGTTGCCGGGCGGTGTCAAAACCAGTGTGTTGGGCAAGCGAATCTTCAAAACCGCTCCGGCCCCCGGTACCTTCCCAGAAATGTTGACCCAGCGCATAGGCGCAGTGGCCGATCTGAACGGCGACGGCCGGATGGAAGTGCTGGTAGACGACTACGTACATGAGGGCGAGGGCACGACGGTCTGGCAAAGCGGCGCGGGAAACCGGGGAATGGCGAAGGTGCTGGAATGGGGCTGCGGGGTCTGATCGGGTGGTAGGAGGTCGGCTATAGGTTGTAGGAGAACGACTTCAAACTCCTTCCCACAGCCCACACGCCCCATCACTCCTAATACAACTTGCCCAGCACATCGTCCTTCATCACAAAGCTCTGCTCTTTGGTCGGAAATTGCCCGGCGCGGACTTCGGCGGCGTAGGCGGCAATAGCTTCGCGGGCGTCCCGGCCCAGTTCGGCATACCGTTTGGCGAGTTTCTTTTCGTCGCCCTCGTACAGGCCCAGAAGGTCGTGGTACACCAACACCTGTCCTTTGCAGTACACGCCCGCGCCAATGCCGATGGTGGGCACGGTCAGACGTTCGGTAATCAGGCGGGCCAACCGAGCAGGAATGGCTTCCAGCACCACCGCGAAGGCTCCGGCATCCTGTAAGGCCTGTGCGCCATCTACCGTGCGGCGGGCGCTTTCCTCGTCTTTGCCCTGCACCTTCAAGCCGCCCTGCGCGGTGGCGGTCTGGGGCATCAGGCCCACGTGTCCCATCACCGGAATCCCGTTCCGAGACAGCACACGCACCACGTCCAGCACTTCGGGGGTGGCCCCTTCCATCTTCACGGCGTCGGCCCCCGTTTCCTGAATCACGCGCACGGCGGCCCGCATCGCGTCGGTGACTCCGGTGTGGTACGTGCCAAAGGGCAAATCGACGACCAGAAAGGTGTTCTGCGCCCCCCGGCGCACGGCGCGGGCGTGGTGAATCATGTCGCTTAAGGTCACGGGCGCGGTGGAGTCGTAGCCCAGCACCACGTTGCCCAGCGAGTCGCCCACCAGAATCAGGTCGGCCCCGCCCCGCTCGGCGTGAATACCACCGGGATAGTCGTAGGCCGTGACCATCACCAGGGGTTCGGCGGCGGTCATCAGTTCGGGCACGCTGCGTTTCATGGGATTACGGTAGCAGGACGCGGGCCAAAAGCGGTCTAAGGGTCGAGGGTCTAAGGGTCTGAGAACAGCTAAAGACTGGGGCGTGAAGCTGCCGCACACAGCATCGCCCCCGCCCTGGCACCTTAGACCCTCGACTTTTAGACCCTTAGACGCCGCACCTTTAGACTTATGCCGCCTAAACGCCCCCTACCCCTTGATCACCTCGCCGTAGCGCCCCAGTACCAGATAAATGATCCAGCCCGTGACCGCCACATACAGCCAGACCGGAACTGTCCAGCGCACCCAGGCCCGGTGTTTGTTGAAGAATCCACGGGCGGCGGGTGCGTCGATATTGCTCAGATTTTTGGCGGCCTTCAGCCCCTTATAGGCGTTCCAGAGTGCGCCCACCGCCAGCGGCAGATTCAGGGTCGCCAGAATAATGTGACTGATCAGCAGCACGTAATAGGCCGTGCGCCAGGTGTCGGGGCCTGCATACCTCTTTTCGTAGCCGAGGCCAAGGCGGGTCAGGTACAGCACCAGAAAAATGGTGGCAAAGCTGCTGGCCAGGATCATGGCCCGCATATGTGCTTCGCGGTTTTGATTGCGAATAAAGAACACGCCAAAGCAAAGCGCGATGCCGCTGAGGACGATGGTAATGACCGCCCACTGGTTGATAGTTTCCGCCATATTGCCCGGACTATAGACGCAAGGGGCCGGGGCGAGTGTCCGGGGGGGGCTAGAAGGTGGTCTTGGTTTAAAATGACTACGTAGGTCAGCTATACTTGACCAGATGCCAGATAGCGCCAGGCAAACGCAACTCGCCCTGATAGACAGCCTGGCCCGTGCCAGACGGCTCGCCATGAGCATTGTCCTGCCTGTTGTCTGCCTGCTTTCCATTGTAACTATCGTCTTAAC from Deinococcus sp. QL22 encodes:
- the mltG gene encoding endolytic transglycosylase MltG; this encodes MTRLGKRKTPVWVWLLLAAVLLLLLAAGGAFLYLRSLLAPAGGAAYTLEVKPGDSLPRIARTLQDKGIIKNAEALRFVMRQDGTAGSLKEGFYDLNGTLTVQQVADKLAGPARIPTVNVTIPEGRRIKDLPAIFAKAGFDAAAIRAELNNAALSPYANTNLEGFVFPATYELRPKETPRKIVQMLVARMNDEFTPANVAKAKALGLSVRDWVILGSMVQAEAANNAEMPIIAGVFLNRLRDGIALGSDPTVAYGLGKDLPELDRSAGDFTKDTPYSTYTRQGLPAGPINNPGQAALLSVLSPNRKLPDGRDAVYFLHGLDGKIYVNADYQAHLRDIARYR
- a CDS encoding carbohydrate kinase family protein, whose amino-acid sequence is MTHSSSSSAPGLLATGRGPLVSLGDLAWDVLAKPDTILQPGGDTTGRMELLGGGSAANVAVWARRAGYPSTFVGKIGRDRFGELATADLEAEGVQAELTLSSHHRTGVILALIDQRGQRAMLTGQGADWELLPEELPRDVLTGAGHLHLTAWSLFRDPPRAAALEAARLAKAAGATLSLDPGSFQMIQQMGRENFLEIVDNIPFDIIFPNDDEARAMSHESDPERAIAWLRHRYPNALVVVKLDEEGALLDGPTQPRTRVAATRDHLLDATGAGDSFGGAFLAGWLAHGDAVRAAELGAQVGGWVVSRFGARPPADAELRARLASVGILAPVAVSAAPAAVTP
- a CDS encoding cation:proton antiporter — protein: MWRVWCWIVAGVACAGVTLGGWSLDGWAGAEAAHAAGDAAHTGPPAFLLQLTLLLGVSALAAYLSFRLGLIPIIGFLVAGVLAGPGALGLIRDQELIAAASEVGVMLLLFTIGIEFSLERLQRISRLIFLGGGLQVGLTVAAVTGALAAFGVGWQSAVFTGCLIALSSTAIVMRVLAERGQTGARTGQVALGILIFQDLAVVLMVLLVPMLAGQGGGVAGVALALAKAAGIIVFVLVAARRLVPPIMEVVARTCSNEIFLLTVVALCFGTASLTAAAGVSLALGAFLAGLLVSESRYGMQALGEILPLQILFSAAFFLSVGLQLDLGFLIRNLPTVLGVVLLMAVLKALVTGASVRLLGERAAIALPVALLTAQVGEFSFVLAGTGQALGLSFAGLGERGTQIFIAATVLLMGLTPAVAALAGPLATAGARWPGGKKREAVAAHTAAPPAEAEAHSALPVAGRVVFAGYGPHARLAARALSRAGLPYSVITRSPDGASELTGRGAPVLIADYTRAGLLRELNLASARALVIADDDPEMTERAVSVARTVAPDLDILTHADTPAALMQLQALGARHVLTPRREIAAGLLDLLTSEHLTRAEIARHLADRPAVSLSAEQQAQCDHAHANAGPITPEADACLECIASGDTWVHLRTCMTCGHVGCCDSSKNKHATRHARTQDHPVIRSAEPGETWAYCFEHGWTK
- the gatB gene encoding Asp-tRNA(Asn)/Glu-tRNA(Gln) amidotransferase subunit GatB, coding for MSQQSSSQGSGYQTVIGLEVHLQLRTRTKIFTACPADYHGAGPNEFTDPMVLGLPGALPTLNREAVELGMMFGLGMNCDVSGFTQFHRKNYFYPDSPKNFQLSQYDRPIARDGYLDVEGGRVRITRAHLEDDAGKLMHPTYAPYSLLDLNRAGSALIEMVTEADITGPEQARAFLEAVQAIAQALGVSDATPEEGKMRCDVNISVHKLGTPWGTKVEVKNLNSFRSVARAIDYEAARQARVLDGGGSITQDTLGWDEGGQKTFLMRTKEGEADYRYFPEPDLPPLDITPEWIERVRARMPELPAQKRARYVAAGVREADADTLSLDVNLSRFYDEALAEVPAPDAPAPDAQRLSNWLLTEVTGFLAASERGIRDTALQPAHLAALVRLIDAGTISGKIAKDLLPDVMAGQSPETLVQERGLMVVTDTGAIDAAIDAAMTANPKAVEQFRAGNAKAANALFGPVMKAMGGQAKPEVVRDQLLKKLAE
- a CDS encoding GNAT family N-acetyltransferase; this encodes MLRAATPADALTFALHRYPAGGDAQERPSHAAWVEEAMQNGKYLRFLTVGNGGTVISGAGLTLLEWGPTRGDPQSFRGRIVNVWTQPDHRRQGHARAAMLACLAAARSRGISRISLGTTPEARALYESLGSRARSSELNLTLAINKDS